GCAATGAAATCAGAATTAGCAGCAATGTTACAGGTCTGGGAAAGGATGGAGAAATCAGCTGTTTGGACATGGATGTGTTGCAAATGCTTTTTGAAGTTACTTCGTCTCTAAACCTTGCTGTCTCTCTGCCCTCAGGTACAAAGCCGGGAAAAGCAGAGAGATTCTGATTATATGTTAAAGGCCCCACACACTTCCATGGGAGCAGCTGTATTCCATATAATCAACACCCCCTTGAAATCTAAACCCCTCAACTACAGCCTGCCAAAACCGCCTACCAGGGTGCAAAATCATTCCCTCCTTCATTACCAGACAAGCTACCATTCAAAGCGCAAGCCCTCCCTGAAGCCAGCTCTCAAGACCAAGAAAAACTTCAGCTGGGGCGAATTCTACGTCAACATCAAGACCGTAAAGTTCAGTCTGCTGGTTACAGGCAAAATTGTGGACCACGTCAATGGCACTTTCAGTATCTACTTCAGGCACAACTCTTCCAGCCTGGGAAACGTGTCAGTCAGTGTTGTGCCCCCATCCAAAGTTGTAGAGTTCGAGGTTTTTCAGCCATATCTGCAGCCAAGGCTCTTCCCACAGAGGCAGCACCAGTTGACCCCTGACCCCAAAGAGGCTAAAGCCCTCCATTGTCGGGTGGAGTACAAGACAACTGTCCAAGGTTACAAGGCTAAACCTTGTCTATATGATCCCTCACAACTTTGCTTTGTGGAACACACACAGTCCAATGCGACCTGGCTGTGTGCCAAACCATTGAAGGTCATTTGCATCCACATCTCCTTCTTCAGCATCGATTACAGGCTGGTGCAAAAGGTCTGTCCAGACTACAACTTTCAAAACGGCCCCCCCTACTTCGGGTGAAGGCAGTCAGTACTGGTGTCCGAAATCCGTTCTTCAGTGTGGAAACCGGCAAAGGATGCATTAGACAGAATGCATAAAACACATCATCTAAACATTTTAATTTCAAGTTgtggctgtatatatatatcaaagGGTTCTGGGTTAACAGGAGATGCATGTCTGTCTGAAGACAAGGTGTTTACCATCAAAGGTGATATGGAAGGCAGCCACACATTGCAGATGTGATACAGGATATGCCACAGAAGCGAATGGGGCATTTGCATATGCAGATGAATAGCCATCTCTATGGTCCTCCTGTAATGACTTTCCCCTCTTAAGGTGGCATGCAGGAGGCTTAGGCACCAGCTGACATACGTATGACAAAACATGTGTACAGCCACCTTAATTGGCACTTCCTGTAGGAAATGCCAGTCATCCGTATTAAGCATATGATGTTAGACATTAGCACACAGAACCTTCCTGATTTAATGAAATAATGTAGTTATTTAAAGATGTCTCCACTTAATTTAATACCTCACTTTAAGTATCTTCACATCATTATATCTTTAGTTCCATTATAAGAAGGGTATTCttttgtaaaaaataaataaacatgttgATTCCTAGACATGTAGATCAATGAACAGGCTGGAATCAATGTTTTGTGTTGCTGTACAGTTTGTATTAAGAATATTGCAGAATCTGTTTATATTTTGTCACAAGAAGAAGCAGATTTAAAGAGAGCTTTGTaccaagcagaggtggaaagttgcagtccagaaagtacaaatccagaccatgattttgtttcaaccaaccagttgaatcacagagtactcaactggttagctgaaacaaaattttggtcagaacttgtactttctggacccaaactttccacctctggttccAAGGTCCTGAGCATAGGTGAGGAACACCTTGATCTCTACACACCCACCAAGCCTCGTCTTCTGCCTGCCAGCCTTTTCCTCTATGATGGGTAAGCCTCCGTGTAGTCAGTGTGAACAGAACTCAAGCAGCCTGTACAAGTGGGTTGGACAAGGCTGTGGTACTAAGTAAGGTCAGATGATCAACAAAGGATCCAAGATGCAATGCAAAACCAGAAACCGGAGGACAATCCAAAAGATGCAGGAACAAATCAAATCAATTCAGAGAAAAGATCAAAATTCAGAAAGCTAGACCAAGACCACAGCACCAAGATGTTGGAAAGAAGGATAAACAAATGTCAAGACTGAGCAAGGACAAATGGAGCAGAACATGCTAAAGTACATTGGTTGCAGGTGTGGGTGATGATACATAAGGAGCATCTGGATGTGAGGGCGGCCCTGTGGATCAACCAATCCAGCGACAGCTAGACAGCAGGATTCTGGATTGGATGCCACGATCAGAAAAGCAGATTAGTAATGGTATTATAACTGTTGCATGTACTTGTCTAAATCAATAATtgtgaaaaataactttaaaactgATGTATTTCAGTGCAGTTAGAAAGCataaattaaaaacacatgcatgtgtgtgttctcACATGTATGAATGGATCAACTTCTTGTTTAACTTTCTCTGCTTCGTCTTTGCTGTGTTATAAAAATGCTTGTCCCTTCAAATGATCTGAgatatgaaaatatatatttataaattaaCAATGGTACCTTTTCACCCAACTCCTCCTATATGATTCCACTCATTAGTAGCAAAACGAGTCATTTGGCTGTTTCCATTTCTGCTTTTGTTCATCCATCCGCCCACTTTCTGCTtcccttttccagctgaggaTTATTGCATTTATGTCCATCTGGTAGCTCATCCACTGAGGTGAaccattaatgaataagcagatCACATTCGCCTTTTGCTCACTCACACAGTAACTGCAAACACAAATTGATATGCTAACAGTCATGTGATGAATTGAATCCTGCTTTGgttgctgtaataaatctggtaaaaaaaaaaatcaaagctaAAAGGAATCCAGGGAATCTTGCTGGTggcagcagggacggattacggaccaggccagcggggccgctgcccagggccccttggggtgcagggggcccgtggggcccctagcccaaaacaatttgcaacgcttatcaacaatgtattttcgtttgtctattttagagggcctacattctttgatcctctgcctacaagggcccctgaccctatagggagggcgtttggctgccaaaggcccttgaattgtggtggtggtgctggtggtggtggtggtggtggtggtggtggggggggggggccctcgcgaacgttttgcccaggggcccacacaacccataatccgtccctgggtggCAGTGATGTCATCGTGTGCATTTCCCAGTGAATAATTGTGAACACCAAGTGAGAAGTTCCTAATGAAGAGGCAGGAAGCCAATGAGGTCAGAAGATGTGTGTGACTCAGCCACCAGGGGAGTGGATGATGAGGTAGGGACTAGTCAAGCTGATGAATTTGGGTCCTGATATTTTACCAGTAAGCGATCCAGCTCAAACCGCTCCAAGACAGCAGACTTTAGTTTTGAGGTCACCAGTCTCCAGAGAATATCAGAGGCCTCGGAAGACAGTTCCCATCAGTAGCTAATGACCCATGCAGTTTAACTGCCCAAAGCAGCCAATCCTGGACAGGcagagctgcccccctcccGGGGTTTGGTGTGCTGTGATGAAGACAGCAGAGCAGCAGAGCTGAATCTAAGATCCTCCATAAATCTGCCTTTCCTCTGTCCATTCACTTCAACTTTGACCCCACGGCCTAGTGGGAGGGGAAGTAGCAGAACTAAAGTGAAAGAAACAGTCTGTCTTAAAAACCACCAGCTTTCTCTCATCAGTCGTATCTTGTATGACCCTTCTCATTAAAATTATGTTGAAAGTACATGTAAATGTAATATTGATGTAAACATCTTTGtataatagtaaaaaaaaacatattagcCAAATCTTGACTAATTGGAGTATTTGAGGTATTAAATGATACCTTATAACCTCCATATTTGTCTGGAAAGTAAATTCCATTTTTGAACTTGTGTGCAAAGATTCTCGTTTGCTTTTGTTTGACTGTGTGCCATTTgctttttgaattatttttgAATTAATCACAATCTTTCCAACTGCTATTGTTTGGACTGGCTGaaattttcatttgtattaaacATTATCATGTTGAGTTCCTAAAATGTGGCATTTTCCGGAATATCCAGTCATATTCAGTCCTGCCAGTGTGCAAGCTTGTATTAGGGCACTGTCAAGCTCACCCTTTGTATGACAGCCAAAGCCTTAGAAACCTCTGTAATACTGCTTAAGGCCATTTGGCGGAGTAAAAGAACGTCCAGATTTTCTGCATAAGACAATGGGGTGC
This genomic stretch from Brienomyrus brachyistius isolate T26 chromosome 6, BBRACH_0.4, whole genome shotgun sequence harbors:
- the LOC125745509 gene encoding neurexophilin-4-like produces the protein MKMLRWCFAIFFHWVLMKVQSREKQRDSDYMLKAPHTSMGAAVFHIINTPLKSKPLNYSLPKPPTRVQNHSLLHYQTSYHSKRKPSLKPALKTKKNFSWGEFYVNIKTVKFSLLVTGKIVDHVNGTFSIYFRHNSSSLGNVSVSVVPPSKVVEFEVFQPYLQPRLFPQRQHQLTPDPKEAKALHCRVEYKTTVQGYKAKPCLYDPSQLCFVEHTQSNATWLCAKPLKVICIHISFFSIDYRLVQKVCPDYNFQNGPPYFG